In one Parvibaculum sp. genomic region, the following are encoded:
- a CDS encoding PaaI family thioesterase: MSVAALPHGESPEARVTRVLTAQPFSMLVGAKVGRVARGRAELIVEIRPDLTQNNGFIHGGVIGYLADNASGCAASTMLPEGAASLVTSEFKVNLIRPAIGTRAIARGEVVKAGRRQCVAETRVYCEEGGAEKLVAIALATLAYIYPGEG; this comes from the coding sequence ATGAGTGTTGCCGCATTGCCCCATGGCGAAAGCCCAGAAGCGCGCGTGACCCGTGTGCTGACCGCGCAGCCCTTTTCGATGCTGGTGGGGGCGAAAGTCGGGCGGGTGGCGCGCGGCCGCGCCGAGCTGATAGTCGAGATCCGGCCGGACCTGACCCAGAACAACGGCTTCATTCATGGCGGCGTGATCGGCTATCTCGCCGACAATGCGAGCGGCTGCGCCGCCTCGACCATGCTGCCGGAAGGCGCGGCGAGCCTTGTGACCTCCGAATTCAAGGTCAACCTGATCCGCCCCGCCATCGGCACCCGCGCCATTGCGCGCGGCGAAGTGGTGAAGGCCGGACGCCGGCAATGCGTCGCCGAAACGCGGGTTTACTGCGAGGAGGGCGGCGCGGAAAAACTGGTCGCCATCGCGCTGGCGACGCTGGCCTATATTTATCCGGGCGAGGGCTGA
- the sdhD gene encoding succinate dehydrogenase, hydrophobic membrane anchor protein encodes MADMRTPLSRVIGLGSAKSGAHHFWLQRVTAAANVPLALFLIASLVALSGADYLTVRAYLAHPLAVIALLALILSGVWHMRLGMQVIIEDYVIAEGLKTLSLLLNIFFSAAIGIACIYAALKIGFGS; translated from the coding sequence ATGGCCGACATGCGCACACCCCTGAGCCGCGTCATCGGCCTCGGCTCGGCCAAATCCGGCGCTCATCACTTCTGGCTGCAGCGCGTGACGGCGGCGGCCAATGTGCCGCTGGCACTTTTTCTCATCGCCTCGCTGGTCGCGCTGTCGGGCGCCGACTATCTGACGGTGAGGGCGTATCTCGCGCATCCGCTGGCGGTCATCGCGCTTCTGGCGCTGATCCTTTCCGGCGTCTGGCACATGCGTCTCGGCATGCAGGTCATCATCGAGGATTATGTGATCGCCGAAGGCCTGAAAACGCTGTCGCTGCTGCTCAACATTTTCTTCTCGGCCGCCATCGGCATCGCCTGCATCTATGCGGCGCTGAAAATCGGCTTCGGTTCCTGA
- a CDS encoding MaoC family dehydratase produces MSKTNPGNFFEDFKIGQVLHHATPRTVSEGDTALYQALFGSRFALQSSAEAARKAGYASAPVDDLLAFHIVFGKTVPDISLNAVANLGYADCKFLKPVFPGDTLSTESKVIGLKENSNGETGTVYVRSTGRNQRGETVIDYVRWVMVRKRDKAARAPEADVPHLPDIVEPAHLVAPAKTSFKGFDTVASGSPHLWDDYAVGEKIDHVDGITVEEAEHMMATRLYQNTAKVHFNQFTEGKGRFGRRLIYGGHVISLARALSFNGLGNALLVAAINAGRHVAPLFAGDTVFAWSEVLAKSPLAKREDIAALRLRTVATRDRPCADFPGAKDKGYEDGVILDLDYWVLMPRR; encoded by the coding sequence ATGTCGAAGACCAATCCGGGAAATTTCTTCGAGGACTTCAAAATCGGGCAGGTGCTGCATCACGCGACGCCGCGCACGGTGAGCGAAGGCGATACGGCGCTCTACCAGGCGCTGTTCGGTTCGCGCTTTGCGCTGCAATCCTCGGCCGAGGCCGCGCGCAAGGCCGGATATGCGAGCGCGCCCGTCGACGATCTCCTCGCCTTCCACATCGTCTTCGGCAAGACGGTGCCCGACATCTCGCTCAACGCGGTCGCCAATCTCGGCTATGCCGATTGCAAGTTTCTGAAACCCGTCTTTCCGGGCGACACGCTTTCGACCGAATCGAAGGTGATCGGGCTGAAGGAAAATTCGAACGGCGAGACCGGCACGGTCTATGTGCGCTCGACAGGCCGCAACCAGCGCGGCGAAACCGTCATCGATTATGTGCGCTGGGTGATGGTCCGGAAGCGCGACAAGGCCGCGCGCGCGCCGGAAGCCGATGTGCCGCATCTGCCCGACATCGTCGAGCCGGCGCATCTTGTCGCGCCCGCAAAGACAAGCTTCAAGGGCTTCGACACGGTTGCTTCCGGTTCGCCCCATCTCTGGGACGACTACGCGGTCGGCGAAAAGATCGACCATGTCGACGGCATCACCGTCGAGGAGGCCGAGCACATGATGGCGACGCGTCTCTACCAGAACACCGCCAAGGTGCATTTCAATCAGTTCACGGAAGGCAAGGGCCGCTTCGGCCGCCGGTTGATCTATGGCGGCCATGTGATTTCGCTCGCCCGCGCTCTCTCTTTCAACGGGCTCGGCAATGCGCTCCTTGTCGCCGCGATCAATGCCGGGCGGCATGTTGCGCCGCTTTTTGCCGGCGACACGGTTTTCGCCTGGTCGGAAGTGCTGGCGAAGTCGCCGCTCGCAAAGCGCGAGGACATCGCCGCGTTGCGGCTGCGCACCGTCGCCACCAGGGATCGCCCCTGCGCCGATTTTCCGGGCGCGAAGGACAAAGGCTACGAAGACGGCGTCATCCTCGATCTCGACTACTGGGTGCTGATGCCGCGGCGCTAA
- a CDS encoding CoA ester lyase — protein MADQTARPRRSVLYMPGSNARALEKARDLKADALILDLEDAVAPDAKEEARAQVAAAVKEGGYGKREIAIRVNGLDTPWGMADIKAAVAAGPDAILVPKINSAADVERAEEALSDAGARPGLQLWCMIETPLALLNIQAIAAKAREPASRMSVWVMGTNDIAKELRAAHTADRTPMLASLGLALLAARAYGLVILDGVYNDIKNEAGFAAICEQGRDMGFDGKTLIHPSQLDPCNRIFSPDAETVAQARATIAAFKLPENKGKGVLKVEGRMVEILHAEIAERIVAIADAIAELEAVAE, from the coding sequence ATGGCCGACCAAACCGCCCGCCCGCGCCGCAGCGTTCTCTACATGCCGGGTTCGAACGCACGGGCGCTCGAAAAGGCGCGCGACCTCAAGGCCGATGCGCTGATCCTTGATCTTGAGGACGCGGTGGCGCCCGACGCCAAGGAAGAGGCGCGCGCGCAGGTTGCGGCTGCGGTGAAGGAAGGCGGCTACGGCAAGCGCGAAATCGCGATCCGGGTCAACGGCCTCGACACGCCCTGGGGCATGGCCGACATCAAGGCGGCCGTTGCGGCGGGGCCCGACGCCATCCTTGTGCCGAAAATCAATTCGGCCGCCGATGTCGAGCGCGCGGAAGAGGCGCTGTCGGATGCCGGCGCCCGGCCCGGCCTGCAACTCTGGTGCATGATCGAGACGCCGCTGGCGCTGCTCAACATTCAGGCGATCGCCGCCAAGGCGCGCGAGCCGGCGTCGCGCATGTCGGTCTGGGTGATGGGCACTAACGACATCGCCAAGGAACTGCGCGCCGCGCATACAGCCGACCGCACGCCGATGCTCGCCTCGCTCGGTCTCGCGCTTCTGGCCGCCCGCGCCTATGGCCTCGTCATTCTCGACGGCGTCTATAACGACATCAAGAACGAGGCGGGCTTCGCCGCCATTTGCGAGCAGGGCCGCGACATGGGCTTCGACGGCAAGACGCTGATCCATCCATCGCAGCTCGATCCCTGCAACCGCATCTTCTCGCCCGATGCCGAGACGGTCGCGCAGGCGCGCGCCACCATTGCCGCGTTCAAGCTGCCGGAAAACAAGGGCAAGGGCGTGTTGAAAGTCGAGGGCCGCATGGTCGAAATCCTGCATGCCGAAATCGCCGAGCGCATCGTTGCGATTGCCGATGCGATCGCCGAGCTTGAAGCCGTGGCGGAGTGA
- the amt gene encoding ammonium transporter, translated as MGSAAQSIDTIWVLVCTILVILMQAGFTCLESGMVRAKNSINVAVKNVMDFCVAGLGFWLVGFGLMFGASAAGFFGLSGFAFQSGAANASAGMAWVMVFFFFQLAFCSTATTIVAGAVAERMSFRGYLITAAVLSMAIYPVFGHWAWGGILAGEAAGWLEVKGFVDFAGSTVVHSIGGWIALAAILVMGARIGRFGPDGGRIEPHDMPMATLGMFLLWIGWFGFNGGSTLALDASVPFILVHTMLAAAAGGFAATGLSWFTRGLPDVQQTLNGILAGLVAITANCHIVDTSAAVLIGAIGGVVCYMASHLLERLEIDDAVDAVPVHLAAGIWGTLAVAIFGDVSLFPHGHTRFEQFVVQAQGVAAAGLFAFSVAYVVLRLVNRFYPLRVSAEAERIGLNIAEHGASSALLDVLGAMEGQAARGDFSKPLRVEPFTEAGEIASRYNLVLDKFNREVNERERTANQLRDARDVAELANASKSQFLANMSHELRTPLNAIIGFSEVMNGELFGPIENDRYKDYVVDIHKSSSHLLSLINDILDLSKIEADRYELYEEELDVVDVMASCERMMRHRAEEAGIDLGVTVEQNLPLLNADKRALRQILLNLVSNAVKFTPKGGHIELAAFMEPDERMAFRVSDTGIGMAKADIPTALEPFRQIGKDSNVYSTEGTGLGLPLTRALARMHGATLVIDSEPGRGTTITVRMPYARVLPRATARLAG; from the coding sequence GTGGGTAGCGCTGCACAATCGATCGACACGATCTGGGTTCTCGTTTGCACGATCCTGGTGATCCTGATGCAGGCCGGCTTCACCTGCCTCGAATCCGGCATGGTGCGCGCCAAGAATTCCATCAACGTCGCCGTCAAGAACGTGATGGATTTCTGCGTTGCCGGTCTCGGCTTCTGGCTGGTCGGCTTCGGGTTGATGTTCGGCGCCAGCGCCGCCGGTTTTTTCGGCCTTTCGGGATTCGCTTTCCAGAGCGGCGCCGCCAACGCATCGGCGGGCATGGCCTGGGTCATGGTCTTCTTCTTTTTCCAGCTTGCCTTCTGCTCCACCGCCACCACCATCGTCGCCGGCGCCGTTGCCGAGCGCATGAGCTTTCGCGGCTATCTGATTACCGCGGCCGTGCTCAGCATGGCGATCTATCCAGTCTTCGGTCATTGGGCTTGGGGCGGCATTCTCGCCGGCGAGGCGGCGGGCTGGCTTGAAGTGAAAGGCTTTGTCGATTTCGCGGGCTCCACGGTCGTGCATTCGATCGGCGGCTGGATCGCGCTTGCCGCGATCCTCGTCATGGGCGCGCGCATCGGCCGTTTCGGTCCCGATGGCGGGCGCATCGAGCCGCATGACATGCCGATGGCGACGCTCGGCATGTTCCTGTTGTGGATCGGCTGGTTCGGTTTCAATGGCGGCTCGACGCTGGCGCTCGACGCTTCCGTTCCTTTCATTCTGGTCCACACGATGCTGGCGGCAGCCGCCGGCGGCTTTGCCGCCACGGGGCTCAGCTGGTTTACGCGCGGTCTGCCGGATGTGCAGCAGACGCTGAACGGCATTCTTGCCGGTCTCGTCGCCATCACCGCCAATTGCCACATCGTCGACACGAGTGCCGCCGTGCTGATCGGCGCCATCGGCGGCGTGGTCTGTTACATGGCGAGCCACCTCCTCGAACGGCTCGAGATCGACGATGCGGTCGATGCGGTGCCGGTGCATCTCGCGGCCGGCATCTGGGGCACGCTGGCGGTGGCGATTTTCGGCGACGTGTCGCTGTTCCCGCATGGTCACACGCGTTTCGAGCAGTTCGTCGTGCAGGCGCAGGGCGTTGCTGCGGCCGGTCTCTTCGCCTTCTCGGTTGCCTATGTCGTGCTGCGCCTCGTCAATCGTTTCTATCCCCTGCGCGTGTCGGCGGAGGCCGAGCGCATCGGTCTCAACATCGCCGAGCATGGCGCCTCGAGCGCGCTGCTCGACGTGCTGGGCGCGATGGAAGGTCAGGCGGCGCGCGGCGACTTCTCGAAGCCCCTGCGCGTCGAGCCTTTCACCGAGGCCGGCGAAATCGCCTCGCGCTACAATCTGGTGCTCGACAAGTTCAACCGCGAGGTCAACGAGCGCGAGCGCACGGCCAACCAGTTGCGCGACGCGCGCGACGTGGCCGAGCTTGCCAACGCCTCGAAGTCGCAATTCCTCGCCAATATGAGCCATGAGCTGCGCACACCCTTGAACGCCATTATCGGCTTTTCCGAAGTGATGAACGGCGAGCTTTTCGGTCCGATCGAGAACGACCGCTACAAGGACTATGTCGTCGATATCCACAAATCGTCGAGCCATCTTCTCAGCCTGATCAACGACATCCTCGATCTCTCCAAGATCGAGGCCGACCGCTACGAGCTTTACGAGGAAGAGCTCGATGTGGTCGATGTCATGGCAAGTTGCGAGCGGATGATGCGTCACCGCGCCGAGGAGGCCGGCATCGATCTCGGCGTCACGGTCGAACAGAACCTGCCGCTGCTCAATGCCGACAAGCGGGCGCTTCGCCAGATCCTGCTCAATCTTGTCTCCAATGCGGTCAAGTTCACGCCCAAGGGCGGCCATATCGAGCTTGCGGCCTTCATGGAGCCCGACGAGCGCATGGCGTTCCGCGTGTCCGACACCGGCATCGGCATGGCGAAGGCCGACATTCCGACCGCTCTCGAGCCCTTCCGCCAGATCGGCAAGGACAGCAATGTCTATTCGACCGAGGGCACCGGGCTCGGCCTGCCGCTGACACGGGCGCTGGCGCGGATGCACGGCGCGACGCTCGTCATCGACAGCGAGCCCGGCCGGGGCACCACGATCACGGTGCGCATGCCCTATGCCCGCGTGCTGCCGCGCGCGACGGCGCGTCTTGCGGGCTGA
- the sdhC gene encoding succinate dehydrogenase, cytochrome b556 subunit, which produces MADPRQAARPLSPHLQIYRLTVTMVMSIVHRITGAGLYAGTLLLAWWLVAVASGPDAYAVFEGFIGSWFGRLVLFGYTWALIHHMLGGIRHFIWDFGKGFELRTADVMAWGTVIGSVVLTVLVWIAGYSMMGAL; this is translated from the coding sequence ATGGCTGATCCGCGACAGGCCGCAAGGCCGCTTTCCCCGCATCTGCAGATTTATCGTCTGACCGTCACCATGGTCATGTCGATCGTTCATCGCATCACCGGCGCGGGGCTTTATGCCGGCACGCTGCTGCTCGCCTGGTGGCTGGTGGCGGTGGCGAGCGGGCCGGACGCCTATGCGGTTTTCGAGGGTTTCATCGGCTCGTGGTTCGGCCGCCTCGTGCTCTTCGGCTACACATGGGCGCTGATCCACCACATGCTGGGCGGCATCCGCCATTTCATCTGGGATTTCGGCAAGGGCTTCGAGCTGCGCACCGCCGACGTCATGGCCTGGGGCACGGTCATCGGCTCGGTCGTGCTGACGGTTCTGGTCTGGATTGCGGGCTATTCGATGATGGGGGCGCTCTGA